The DNA window GAGCCTTTCCTGCTTACGCTTTCGCGAAGATCAGCATTTGGAATTGCGGTCGATCGCCCGGCCCGCAAGGGCACCCGCGCCCGCGCCGATGATCGTGCCCGGCGCCCGGTCGCCGCGCGTATCGACCGCCCGGCCCAGCAGGGCGCCCGCGACGCCGCCCAGCAACAGACCGGTGGTGCCGCTGCCCTTGCGGCAGCGATAGCGATAATCGTCGCGATAATCGCCGCGCCGCTCATAGCGGTCATAACGATGATGGTCGCGCGCGAACGAAGTCGACGGAACAACCGCCGCGGCGGTCGCGGCGGCAAGGGCAGTGGCCAGAATGGCTTTGCGAATCATCATGTTCTTCTCCTCTCAGAGCATGCAAATCAAAAACTGTGAGGAGCGTTATGGGCGCGGACACATGCGCCGAAGCTGAACCGCGATGTTATCCTTCGTTCAGGATCGTTACGCATCGCGTCCGCTGCATGTCAGGGCGCGTCGCCTTGTCCCGCCGCAACGGCGGGCAGCGCCCAGTCGATCGTCCCCCGGCCGTGCGCCGCAAGAAAGTCGTTGGCCCGCGAAAAGGGCCGCGATCCAAGGAAACCGTTGTGCGCCGAAAGGGGGGAGGGGTGTGCGGATCTGATGACCAGATGCCGGCTCTGATCGACGAAGCCCGCCTTCTTCTGGGCGTGAGCGCCCCAGAGCATGAAGACCACCGGCTCCTTTTTTTCTGCGACGAGCCGCACGATGGCGTCGGTGAACGGCTCCCACCCCTTGCCCTGATGGGAAGCCGCGCGGCCCATTTCGACCGTCAGGACGCTGTTGAGCAGCAGCACGCCCTGTTGCGCCCAATGTTCGAGGAAACCGTGCCGGACTGGCGCGATGCCAAGATCGGCCTGCATCTCCTTGTAGATGTTGACCAGCGATGGCGGCGTGCGCACACCCGGCTGCACCGAAAAGCAGAGGCCATGGGCTTGCCCCTCACCAT is part of the Sphingobium amiense genome and encodes:
- the ung gene encoding uracil-DNA glycosylase produces the protein MSDTIRLHESWRAPLATQFSAPHMQGLKRFLEAEKAAGKRIFPKGRDYFRALDLTPLDQVRVVILGQDPYHGEGQAHGLCFSVQPGVRTPPSLVNIYKEMQADLGIAPVRHGFLEHWAQQGVLLLNSVLTVEMGRAASHQGKGWEPFTDAIVRLVAEKKEPVVFMLWGAHAQKKAGFVDQSRHLVIRSAHPSPLSAHNGFLGSRPFSRANDFLAAHGRGTIDWALPAVAAGQGDAP
- a CDS encoding glycine zipper 2TM domain-containing protein yields the protein MMIRKAILATALAAATAAAVVPSTSFARDHHRYDRYERRGDYRDDYRYRCRKGSGTTGLLLGGVAGALLGRAVDTRGDRAPGTIIGAGAGALAGRAIDRNSKC